A genomic stretch from Leptodactylus fuscus isolate aLepFus1 chromosome 10, aLepFus1.hap2, whole genome shotgun sequence includes:
- the PDLIM1 gene encoding PDZ and LIM domain protein 1 isoform X1, whose product MATKRITIKGPAPWGFRLVGGKDFEQPLTISRVAPGSKSALADLCSGDVVIAIDGENTDGMTHLEAQNKIKTYEDELCLTITRTESKVWSPLVTEEGKTNPYKMNLAANPQEIKQIGVAHNRSAMPFTAASASNTPKVITAQYNNPAGLYSSDNIQNFNNTLETKSSATPAPSKAAEPPQPANVRGIDKDSEVYKMLQENQDSNEPPRQSASFLVLQEILETDEKGDKPSGFRSVRAPTTKVAASVGSGQKLPICDHCGNGIVGIFVKIRDKPRHPECYVCTDCGINLKQKGHFFVEEKMYCEKHARERMTPPEGYDVVTVFPK is encoded by the exons GTGGCCCCAGGGAGTAAGAGCGCCTTGGCCGATCTATGTAGCGGAGACGTTGTGATCGCCATTGATGGGGAGAACACAGACGGGATGACTCACTTAGAAGCACAAAATAAAATCAAGACCTATGAGGATGAGCTCTGTCTCACAATAACCAG GACTGAGTCTAAAGTCTGGTCACCTCTTGTAACTGAAGAAGGCAAAACAAACCCATATAAGATGAATTTGGCAGCAAATCCTCAG GAAATAAAACAGATAGGAGTTGCGCACAATCGAAGTGCTATGCCGTTCACTGCCGCCTCTGCTTCCAACACTCCCAAAGTGATCACTGCTCAGTACAACAACCCAGCCGGCCTCTATTCCTCTGACAACATCCAAAACTTCAATAACACTTTGGAGACCAAATCCTCTGCTACCCCGGCGCCAAGTAAAGC TGCGGAGCCGCCTCAACCAGCCAATGTTCGAGGCATTGACAAAGATTCTGAGGTTTACAAGATGTTGCAGGAGAATCAAGATTCAAATGAACCGCCAAGACAATCCGCTTCCTTTTTAGTATTGCAAGAAATCTTAGAGACTGATGAAAAAG GTGACAAACCTTCTGGATTCCGTAGTGTCAGAGCCCCGACTACCAAAGTGGCTGCCTCAGTCGGTAGTGGCCAGAAACTGCCAATATGTGATCACTGTGGAAACGGGATTGT GGGAATCTTTGTGAAGATCCGGGACAAGCCTCGCCACCCCGAGTGCTACGTGTGCACTGACTGTGGAATAAACCTCAAGCAGAAGGGGCACTTTTTTGTAGAGGAGAAGATGTACTGTGAAAAGCATGCTCGGGAACGTATGACACCACCTGAAGGATATGATGTGgttacagtattcccaaaataa
- the PDLIM1 gene encoding PDZ and LIM domain protein 1 isoform X2 has protein sequence MFFFIYQRPVKFQRAFSMTYQPLKSPTGSISPVSPSAMFKAPLASAYNPLQSRTTPGSLQRRHSTSSIPSQMRVVPEELKQAAQICPNSPVEVDIPGLRVTHNQFNSPLQLYSQENIMDTLQGQISSINPTYSSAEPPQPANVRGIDKDSEVYKMLQENQDSNEPPRQSASFLVLQEILETDEKGDKPSGFRSVRAPTTKVAASVGSGQKLPICDHCGNGIVGIFVKIRDKPRHPECYVCTDCGINLKQKGHFFVEEKMYCEKHARERMTPPEGYDVVTVFPK, from the exons atgttttttttcatttaccAGAGACCTGTCAAATTTCAGCGTGCTTTCAGCATGACTTACCAGCCACTAAAATCACCAACAGGCTCCATCAG CCCTGTTTCTCCTTCTGCCATGTTTAAAGCTCCCCTGGCTTCTGCCTATAACCCTCTTCAGTCCCGTACTACCCCTGGCTCCTTACAAAGGAGGCACAGCACCTCCTCTATCCCCAGTCAAATGCGAGTGGTACCTGAAGAGTTAAAACAAGCTGCACAGATCTGTCCCAACAGTCCTGTGGAAGTGGATATTCCTGGACTCAGAGTTACCCACAACCAGTTTAACTCCCCATTACAGCTCTATTCCCAGGAAAACATTATGGATACATTGCAGGGGCAGATCTCTTCCATTAACCCAACTTACTCCAG TGCGGAGCCGCCTCAACCAGCCAATGTTCGAGGCATTGACAAAGATTCTGAGGTTTACAAGATGTTGCAGGAGAATCAAGATTCAAATGAACCGCCAAGACAATCCGCTTCCTTTTTAGTATTGCAAGAAATCTTAGAGACTGATGAAAAAG GTGACAAACCTTCTGGATTCCGTAGTGTCAGAGCCCCGACTACCAAAGTGGCTGCCTCAGTCGGTAGTGGCCAGAAACTGCCAATATGTGATCACTGTGGAAACGGGATTGT GGGAATCTTTGTGAAGATCCGGGACAAGCCTCGCCACCCCGAGTGCTACGTGTGCACTGACTGTGGAATAAACCTCAAGCAGAAGGGGCACTTTTTTGTAGAGGAGAAGATGTACTGTGAAAAGCATGCTCGGGAACGTATGACACCACCTGAAGGATATGATGTGgttacagtattcccaaaataa